A genomic stretch from Sceloporus undulatus isolate JIND9_A2432 ecotype Alabama chromosome 5, SceUnd_v1.1, whole genome shotgun sequence includes:
- the LOC121931670 gene encoding plasma membrane calcium-transporting ATPase 1-like gives MADEDLAEGVDEIDPAEMELRRGQILWFQGLNRIQTQIKVVNACRSSLYEGLQKPESKTSIHNFMTHPEFILEEDEPRTPFPDGTDEDLEAEELKQQSEESNQ, from the exons ATGGCAGATGAAGATTTGGCTGAGGGTGTCGATGAAATTGACCCTGCTGAAATGGAACTTCGACGGGGACAGATTCTGTGGTTCCAAGGCCTCAACAGAATACAAACTCAG ATCAAAGTGGTGAATGCATGCCGTAGCTCCTTGTATGAAGGCCTCCAGAAACCCGAATCAAAAACCTCCATTCATAACTTCATGACTCACCCAGAGTTCATCCTGGAGGAAGATGAGCCTCGGACCCCATTCCCCGATGGCACCGATGAAGACCTGGAAGCTGAAGAACTCAAACAGCAAAGTGAGGAGAGCAATCAGTGA